In Rosa chinensis cultivar Old Blush chromosome 1, RchiOBHm-V2, whole genome shotgun sequence, a genomic segment contains:
- the LOC112192570 gene encoding probable glycerol-3-phosphate dehydrogenase [NAD(+)] 1, cytosolic isoform X1 — MSATADGVKYSPEWLVKHSNVSVEEKLDELRRLMGKAEGDPLRIVGVGAGAWGSVFVAMLQDSYGHLREKAVVRIWRRSGRSVDRATAEHLFEVINAREDVLRRLIRRCAYLKYVEGRLGDRILFADEILRDGFCLNMIDTPLCPLKVVTNLQEAVWDADIVVNGLPSTETRVVFEEISRYWRDRKTMPIIVSLSKGVEAELAPEPRILTPTQMIQRATGAPVENILYLGGPNIASEIYNNEYANARLCGAEKWRKPMAKFLRQPHFIVWDNGDLVTHEVMGGLKNVYAIGAGMVAGLTNESATSKSVYFAHCTSEMIFITHLLAKEPEKLAGPLLADTYVTLLKGRNAWYGQKLANGELSLEMGDSIKGKGMIQGVSAVKAFYELLSEPSLSVKHPEEDRLIAPVQLCPILRILYSILIKREFPPQAILEALRDETMHDPRERIEIAQTHAFYKPFLLGQQQL, encoded by the exons atgagTGCTACCGCGGATGGAGTGAAGTACTCACCCGAGTGGTTGGTTAAGCACTCGAATGTTTCTGTTGAGGAGAAGCTTGACGAGCTTCGGCGTTTGATGGGCAAAGCCGAAGGTGATCCGTTAAGGATAGTTGGTGTAGGGGCAGGTGCTTGGGGGAGTGTTTTTGTTGCTATGTTGCAAGACAGTTATGGACACTTGAGAGAGAAGGCGGTGGTGAGAATATGGAGAAGATCTGGAAGGTCTGTGGATAGAGCCACAGCTGAACATTTGTTTGAAGTGATCAATGCAAGGGAAGATGTGTTGAGGAGGCTTATTAGGCGGTGCGCTTACTTGAAGTATGTCGAGGGGAGATTAGGTGACCGGATACTTTTTGCGGATGAGATATTGAGAGACGGGTTCTGTCTGAATATGATTGACACCCCTCTTTGCCCTTTGAAGGTTGTCACCAATTTGCAGGAGGCTGTGTGGGATGCTGATATTGTGGTGAATGGGCTGCCGTCGACTGAAACTCGTGTCGTGTTTGAGGAAATTAGTCGGTATTGGAGGGATAGAAAAACAATGCCAATCATAGTTTCTCTTTCAAAAGGTGTTGAAGCTGAATTGGCGCCTGAACCACGCATACTTACTCCCACTCAGATGATCCAGCGAGCAA CCGGTGCTCCTGTTGAAAACATTCTCTACCTTGGAGGACCCAACATTGCCTCAGAGATATACAACAACGAATATGCTAATGCTCGGTTATGTGGAGCGGAAAAGTGGAGAAAACCAATGGCTAAGTTTTTAAGGCAGCCACACTTCATTGTGTGGGACAATGGTGACCTTGTTACTCATGAAGTTATGGGTGGCTTAAAGAATGTCTATGCCATTGGAGCTG GAATGGTAGCTGGGTTAACCAATGAGAGCGCCACCAGCAAATCTGTATACTTTGCACATTGTACATCAGAGATGATATTTATCACTCATTTGTTGGCAAAAGAACCAGAGAAGCTAGCAGGACCTTTATTGGCTGACACGTATGTAACCCTGTTGAAAGGTCGTAATGCATGGTATGGACAAAAGCTGGCCAACGGGGAGTTAAGCCTTGAAATGGGTGATAGCATCAAGGGGAAGGGTATGATTCAG GGAGTCTCTGCTGTGAAAGCATTTTATGAGTTGCTTAGTGAGCCCTCTCTAAGTGTCAAACATCCTGAAGAAGATAGGCTCATTGCTCCTGTTCAGCTTTGTCCTATCTTGAGGATTCTATATAGTATACTTATAaaaag GGAGTTCCCACCTCAGGCTATTCTTGAAGCTTTAAGGGATGAGACCATGCATGACCCTCGGGAGCGTATTGAGATTGCACAAACCCATGCTTTTTACAAGCCATTTCTTCTTGGTCAGCAGCAGCTCTGA
- the LOC112199260 gene encoding putative B3 domain-containing protein At5g66980, whose translation MLTVSHVLMITSFSFILLNLGYFFPLSFCWFTYLSWGFKAVLTSAAASEFTLERALHFLFLFKASRYHLQMARSAPVPAFFQVLVGDFSEKLKMPTAFVNDFNGPALCKLRGPNGKCWDVKLEEKNNDLFFHKGWKKFVKDNYLEEGDFLVFNYDGNSLFSVTIYDESACEMDMEEAKRKRSTGGLVGQMRDYVMPGETRLRIIEFKSEHLCFKRTMETHRLYQLNIPIIIARAKGLMSKRTIELRDPSNRSWPVAVTPMEDGRTLMNKGWCDCYKANQIKKGNTVVFEFVKGHVKLHIVRDEGYEVMLTGPNIVY comes from the exons ATGCTTACTGTGTCCCATGTCCTTATGATCACTTCATTCAGCTTTATTCTTTTAAATTTAGGCTATTTTTTCCCTCTTTCTTTTTGTTGGTTTACATATTTATCTTGGGGATTCAAGGCAGTCCTTACTTCTGCTGCTGCCTCAG AGTTTACACTTGAGAGAGCTCTGCATTTCCTATTcctcttcaaggcttcaag GTACCATCTTCAAATGGCTCGTTCAGCACCAGTACCCGCCTTTTTCCAGGTCCTTGTTGGTGATTTCTCTGAGAAACTG aaaatgcCAACAGCTTTTGTCAACGACTTCAATGGACCAGCACTATGCAAACTTCGAGGCCCTAATGGAAAATGCTGGGATGTAAAATTGGAAGAGAAAAACAATGATCTTTTCTTCCATAAAGGCTGGAAGAAATTTGTGAAGGATAACTATTTGGAGGAAGGAGACTTTCTGGTTTTCAATTATGATGGCAATTCATTGTTCAGTGTGACAATCTATGATGAAAGTGCATGTGAAATGGACATGGAagaagccaagagaaagagaagtacTGGTGGTCTTGTTGGTCAAATGA GGGATTATGTCATGCCTGGGGAGACAAGACTCAGAATCATTGAGTTCAAATCAGAGCATCTTTGCTTTAAGAGAACTATGGAGACTCACAGACTGTATCAGCTG AACATTCCTATAATAATAGCCAGGGCTAAGGGTCTCATGAGCAAGCGGACTATAGAGCTTCGGGATCCAAGCAACAGATCATGGCCTGTTGCAGTGACCCCCATGGAAGATGGTCGTACACTTATGAACAAAGGCTGGTGTGATTGTTACAAGGCGAACCAGATTAAGAAAGGGAACACCGTTGTTTTTGAGTTTGTGAAGGGACATGTGAAGCTTCACATCGTTAGAGATGAGGGATATGAAGTGATGCTCACAGGTCCTAATATCGTGTATTGA
- the LOC112199252 gene encoding receptor-like protein 2, producing MMPLQPNYLTPYAIIFIFFISSVDCRSTACNKLDQDSLWSSFNMPSSPLNWSSDDCCQWEGITCDMSGRVARVSLPSKGLKGYIFSSSSLRNLTHLTHLNLSHNSLTGSLDQTGFFLSLSHLEILDLSYNFLSGELPFSLSSVNIRMLDLSSNHFHGAIPSSFFQQAWNLTSFNVSNNTFAGSIPSSICTRSYPLIRLLDFSFNKFNGSISGGIGECSKLEVLRAGYNNLSGILPDDIYSASALEEIVLPHNSIYGSISERVVNLTNLRILDLYSNELSGALPTSIGKLSKLQFMLLHFNNLEGYLPPSLMNCTSIVELNLVRNHLEGNISTLNFSKLGQLTKLDLGINYFTGILPLSLYSCKSLKAIRLSKNDLEGQIQPEIRSLKLLSFLSLSYTRLTNVTRAIQILMGCKRLRALLLSSSFHLAENFPADYGMVDFDGFQNLQFLDLANCELMGQIPIWLSKLKKLEVLELGYNRITGSIPSWLGNLPKLFYLGLYFNQLSGEFPKEICRLPSLVSDQSTDQVDDYLELPIYESRNTIFVQYTLSYFPRGIEIQNNTITGSLPIEIGELQLLQILSISGNNFSGNIPEEISNLKNLEELDLSMNHFSGTIPQSLAALTFLKSFNASYNDFEGQIPIGTQLQSFSASAFEGNPKLCGAPLPNHCLPINDNDADKNSQYMESEKKIDWFHISVALGFITGFLGVFGPLYNQAWRYAYFNFLDNLWNRLYSLYC from the coding sequence ATGATGCCATTACAACCTAACTATCTTACTCCTTATgccatcatcttcatctttttcATCTCATCTGTCGATTGTAGAAGCACTGCATGCAACAAACTGGATCAAGATTCTCTATGGTCCTCTTTCAACATGCCCTCTTCTCCTTTAAACTGGTCGTCGGATGATTGCTGTCAATGGGAGGGCATCACTTGTGATATGAGTGGTCGGGTGGCCCGTGTATCGTTGCCCTCCAAAGGCCTCAAAGGATATATATTTTCCTCTTCATCACTACGAAATCTCACACATCTCACCCACCTGAATCTCTCCCACAATTCACTTACTGGTTCACTAGATCAAACTGGTTTCTTCTTGTCTTTGAGTCATCTTGAAATCCTAGATTTGAGCTACAACTTTCTTTCTGGAGAGCTACCATTTTCTCTATCGTCTGTTAATATTCGGATGCTTGATTTGTCCAGCAATCACTTCCATGGTGCAATTCCATCTTCATTCTTCCAACAAGCTTGGAACTTGACTAGTTTTAACGTCAGCAATAATACGTTCGCCGGGTCTATCCCATCCTCTATTTGTACCCGTTCTTATCCCTTGATTAGGCTACTGGATTTTTCGTTCAATAAATTCAATGGCAGTATTTCTGGTGGAATAGGGGAATGTTCCAAGCTAGAAGTTCTTCGTGCTGGTTACAATAATCTCTCGGGAATACTTCCAGATGATATCTACTCTGCTTCAGCACTTGAAGAAATTGTATTACCTCACAATTCAATCTACGGATCCATAAGCGAAAGAGTTGTCAACCTCACCAACCTCAGAATCCTTGACCTCTACTCTAACGAGTTGAGTGGTGCCCTCCCTACAAGTATTGGTAAGCTATCGAAATTGCAATTCATGCTCCTTCATTTCAACAATCTAGAAGGTTATCTACCTCCATCTTTGATGAATTGCACAAGCATTGTAGAACTAAATCTAGTAAGAAACCATTTGGAAGGAAATATCTCTACCCTAAATTTCTCCAAACTTGGTCAACTTACTAAACTTGACCTTGGGATTAATTACTTCACTGGTATCTTGCCACTTAGCCTTTACTCCTGCAAGTCCTTGAAAGCTATTAGATTGAGCAAAAATGACCTTGAAGGGCAAATACAACCTGAGATTCGTTCATTGAAACTTTTGTCCTTCCTCTCACTCAGTTATACCAGATTGACTAATGTCACTCGGGCAATACAGATACTGATGGGTTGCAAAAGGCTCAGGGCACTCTTACTCTCATCAAGTTTTCATCTAGCAGAAAATTTTCCAGCTGACTATGGTAtggttgattttgatggattccaaaatctgcaatttttggATTTGGCTAACTGTGAGCTCATGGGACAGATACCTATATGGTTATCTAAGCTCAAGAAACTAGAGGTTTTGGAACTCGGTTATAATAGAATCACAGGATCCATTCCTAGTTGGTTGGGGAATCTTCCGAAGCTCTTTTATCTGGGTTTGTATTTCAACCAACTTTCAGGTGAATTTCCAAAGGAAATCTGCAGACTACCGTCATTGGTTTCTGATCAATCCACGGATCAAGTAGACGATTATCTTGAACTGCCCATCTATGAATCCAGAAATACAATATTTGTGCAGTACACATTGTCTTACTTCCCCCGAGGGATTGAGATACAGAACAACACCATTACTGGGAGTCTACCTATTGAGATTGGTGAACTTCAGCTTCTCCAAATCTTGTCTATTAGCGGAAACAACTTCTCCGGCAACATTCCAGAGGAAATATCCAACCTTAAGAACTTGGAAGAATTGGATCTTTCCATGAATCATTTCTCTGGAACTATCCCACAGTCATTGGCAGCCCTTACTTTCTTGAAATCTTTCAATGCCTCATACAATGATTTTGAAGGACAGATACCAATTGGTACTCAGCTCCAAAGCTTCAGTGCCTCTGCATTTGAGGGGAACCCGAAACTTTGTGGTGCTCCACTTCCAAATCACTGCCTACCGATTAATGACAATGATGCAGATAAGAACAGCCAATATAtggaaagtgagaaaaaaattgaCTGGTTTCATATATCTGTGGCACTTGGGTTCATCACAGGGTTTCTGGGAGTCTTTGGCCCTTTGTATAACCAGGCATGGAGGTATGCATATTTCAATTTCCTAGACAATCTATGGAATAGACTTTACAGTTTGTACTGCTAA
- the LOC112187831 gene encoding calcium-transporting ATPase 4, plasma membrane-type: MRERMEDYLRKNFDVEPKRPSEEALRRWRQAVSVVKNPRRRFRMVADLAKRAEDDKKRKKLQEKIRVALYVQKAALQFIDAGNKEAGYSLSKEVSDAGFGISPDELASFARTHDTKGVEARGGVAGLAGDISVSLKEGVVSSKIPVRQNIYGLNRFVEKPSKGFWMFVWEAIQDLTLIILMVSAVVSIGVGIATEGWPKGMYDGLGIILSILLVVMVTAISDYRQSLQFKELDKEKKNIKIQVTRDGRRQKVSIYDLVVGDIVHLSIGDQVPADGLLISGHSLQIDESSLSGESEPVDINQKRPFILGGTKVQDGSGKMLVTSVGMRTEWGRLMVTLSEGGDNETPLQVKLNGVATIIGKIGLAFAAVTFVVLTTRYLVNKGTHHNMTNWSMKDASALLSYFSTAVIIIVVAVPEGLPLAVTLSLAFAMKKLMGDKALVRHLSACETMGSASCICTDKTGTLTTNHMVVNKIWICDEAKTITSGQNKDLLKSVSEKVYNILLQSIFLNTTSEVVKGEDGKNTVIGTPTEMAIVEFGMLLGGDFKSFSEEYKIVMVEPFNSIRKKMSVQVALPGSDMCRAFCKGASEIILGMCDKVVNTDGEAMPLSEEQRKKISDVINGFACEALRTLCIAFKDIEDPSSAKSIPEDKYTLIAVVGIKDPVRPGVREAVKTCLDAGITVRMVTGDNINTAKAIAKECGILTEDGLAIEGPDFQKMSQQEMAEIIPKLQVMARSLPLDKHTLVKQLRNVHKEVVAVTGDGTNDAPALHEADIGLAMGIAGTEVAKENADVIIMDDNFTSIVNVARWGRSVYINIQKFVQFQLTVNIVALMLNFVSACVSGSAPLTAVQMLWVNLIMDTLGALALATEPPHDGLMKRPPVGRNIKFITGIMWRNIIGQSIYQIAVLLVLNFCGKRLLKLTGPNASSILKTFIFNCFVFCQVFNEINSRDMEKINVFRGMFNSYTFMIVMICTVVFQIIIVEFLGTFAQTVPLSWKLWLSSVLIGAVSLPVAVVLKCIPVSLRKQAAKGHSDIHEPLLRGPELA; encoded by the exons ATGAGGGAGAGGATGGAGGACTACTTGAGAAAAAACTTCGACGTCGAACCAAAACGACCTTCCGAAGAGGCCTTGAGGCGCTGGAGACAGGCCGTCTCCGTTGTCAAGAACCCTCGCCGCCGCTTCCGCATGGTCGCCGATCTCGCCAAGCGCGCCGAGGACGATAAAAAGCGCAAGAAACTCCAG GAAAAGATACGAGTAGCTCTCTATGTGCAGAAAGCAGCATTGCAATTCATCGATG CTGGTAATAAAGAAGCTGGATACAGTCTTTCCAAAGAAGTTAGTGATGCTGGTTTTGGCATTTCACCTGATGAGCTTGCATCCTTTGCGCGAACCCATGATACCAAGGGTGTGGAAGCACGAGGAGGAGTAGCAGGACTAGCAGGAGATATATCAGTATCCTTGAAAGAAGGCGTTGTTTCAAGCAAGATACCTGTTAGGCAAAACATATATGGCCTCAACCGATTTGTGGAGAAGCCTTCTAAAGGTTTTTGGATGTTTGTCTGGGAAGCCATACAAGATTTAACTCTAATCATCCTTATGGTTTCTGCTGTGGTCTCTATTGGCGTTGGCATTGCAACTGAAGGGTGGCCAAAGGGTATGTATGATGGGTTGGGTATAATATTGAGCATCTTATTGGTTGTGATGGTCACTGCAATCAGTGACTACAGGCAATCTTTGCAATTTAAAGAACTGGAtaaggagaaaaaaaatataaagattCAGGTAACTAGAGATGGACGCAGACAGAAGGTTTCTATCTACGATTTGGTGGTTGGAGATATTGTTCATCTTTCCATTGGAGACCAAGTTCCAGCTGATGGCCTTCTCATATCAGGCCACAGCTTACAAATTGATGAATCAAGCTTGTCAGGTGAGAGCGAGCCAGTGGACATAAATCAAAAGAGACCTTTTATTCTTGGAGGAACCAAAGTGCAAGATGGCTCTGGTAAAATGCTAGTTACATCTGTTGGTATGAGGACTGAATGGGGACGACTAATGGTTACTCTGAGTGAAGGAGGAGACAATGAGACACCACTGCAGGTGAAACTCAATGGTGTTGCTACCATTATTGGAAAAATTGGTTTGGCTTTTGCAGCTGTCACATTTGTAGTTCTGACTACGAGGTACTTAGTTAACAAGGGAACGCACCATAACATGACTAACTGGTCTATGAAAGATGCATCAGCACTTTTGAGTTACTTTTCTACTGCAGTTATCATAATAGTTGTTGCTGTTCCAGAGGGGCTTCCTCTGGCAGTGACACTGAGTCTTGCCTTTGCAATGAAAAAGCTAATGGGTGACAAGGCACTTGTGAGGCATCTTTCAGCATGTGAGACGATGGGCTCTGCTAGTTGTATTTGCACAGATAAGACGGGAACCTTGACAACAAATCATATGGTGGTGAATAAGATATGGATATGTGACGAAGCCAAGACTATAACGAGTGGTCAGAACAAAGATTTATTGAAGTCAGTTTCTGAAAAAGTTTATAACATTCTTTTGCAGTCTATCTTTCTGAATACAACTTCAGAGGTAGTAAAAGGGGAAGATGGGAAAAATACTGTTATAGGTACTCCAACAGAGATGGCTATAGTAGAATTTGGCATGCTTCTGGGAGGTGATTTTAAATCTTTTAGTGAGGAGTATAAGATAGTTATGGTCGAACCATTCAATTCAATCAGAAAAAAGATGTCGGTTCAAGTGGCTCTTCCTGGTAGTGATATGTGTCGAGCATTCTGCAAAGGAGCATCAGAAATTATTTTAGGAATGTGTGACAAGGTTGTCAATACTGATGGTGAAGCTATGCCTTTGTCTGAGGagcagagaaagaaaatatctgATGTCATAAATGGTTTTGCTTGTGAAGCTTTAAGAACTCTATGCATAGCTTTCAAGGATATAGAGGACCCTTCTAGTGCAAAAAGTATTCCTGAAGATAAATATACATTAATAGCTGTTGTGGGAATTAAGGATCCTGTGCGCCCTGGCGTGAGGGAAGCCGTGAAGACTTGTTTAGATGCTGGGATTACTGTACGGATGGTCACTGGTGATAATATCAATACAGCTAAAGCCATAGCTAAAGAGTGTGGCATTTTGACAGAAGATGGTTTAGCTATAGAAGGGCCAGATTTCCAAAAAATGAGCCAACAGGAGATGGCAGAAATAATCCCAAAACTGCAG GTAATGGCACGATCCTTGCCTTTGGACAAGCACACTTTAGTGAAGCAGTTGAGGAATGTGCATAAAGAAGTAGTGGCAGTAACTGGTGATGGAACTAATGATGCTCCTGCTTTGCACGAGGCAGACATTGGACTCGCTATGGGTATAGCCGGAACAGAG GTTGCAAAAGAAAATGCTGATGTTATCATTATGGATGACAACTTTACAAGTATAGTGAATGTTGCAAGATGGGGTCGTTCAGTTTATATCAACATTCAAAAGTTTGTTCAGTTCCAGTTAACGGTTAATATTGTCGCTCTGATGCTCAATTTCGTATCAGCATGCGTCTCAG GATCAGCTCCTCTCACTGCTGTCCAGATGCTTTGGGTAAACTTGATTATGGATACTCTTGGCGCTTTGGCACTGGCTACAGAGCCACCGCATGATGGCCTTATGAAAAGACCACCAGTTGGAAGGAATATTAAATTCATCACTGGGATCATGTGGAGGAATATTATCGGTCAGAGTATCTATCAAATTGCTGTCCTTCTGGTTCTTAATTTTTGTGGGAAACGTCTTTTAAAACTCACCGGTCCAAATGCAAGTTCCATTCTCAAGACCTTCATATTCAACTGTTTTGTATTTTGCCAG GTATTCAACGAGATTAACAGCCGTGATATGGAGAAAATCAATGTGTTCAGAGGGATGTTTAATAGTTATACTTTCATGATAGTGATGATCTGCACAGTAGTTTTCCAGATCATAATAGTTGAATTTTTGGGCACTTTCGCTCAAACTGTGCCACTGAGCTGGAAGTTGTGGTTATCAAGCGTCTTGATTGGAGCCGTAAGTTTACCAGTTGCTGTTGTCTTGAAGTGCATTCCTGTATCATTAAGGAAACAAGCTGCTAAGGGTCACAGTGATATCCACGAACCTCTTCTCCGTGGCCCTGAGCTGGCTTGA
- the LOC112201253 gene encoding uncharacterized protein LOC112201253: MSLVDYASSDDDVSEEEEDKENKENEPAQVAMDEPHPPTRPPHTQSVVSSYQQSESTAYSSAPSVEKLPDASQLFGSSEFSSNMLSGNYQSSLVGAESASRKRESNSFASPIPRSKVPRGNLPHSRNVPDTLGGMLVPPQLSGRSNIVTEDVSKLFVKKQGGSPQ, from the exons ATGTCACTGGTAGACTACGCATCTTCAGACGACGACgtttcagaggaggaggaagataaAGAGAACAAGGAAAACGAACCAGCCCAAGTAGCCATGGATGAACCCCACCCTCCGACTCGTCCTCCTCACACCCA ATCTGTTGTTTCATCATATCAGCAGTCTGAAAGTACTGCTTATTCATCAGCTCCTTCGGTCGAGAAACTTCCTGATGCTTCACAACTCTTTGGTTCTTCTGAGTTCTCATCCAATATGCTGAGTGGTAACTACCAGTCTTCTCTTGTTGGAGCTGAAAGTGCATCACGCAAAAGAGAGTCAAATTCCTTTGCTTCCCCTATTCCTCGCAGTAAAGTTCCTAGAGGTAACTTGCCCCATTCCAGGAATGTTCCAGATACACTTGGTGGTATGCTGGTTCCACCTCAGCTTAGTGGAAG GAGCAATATTGTCACAGAAGATGTCAGCAAGCTATTTGTCAAAAAGCAAGGTGGTTCACCACAGTAG
- the LOC112199245 gene encoding uncharacterized protein LOC112199245 gives MALSLFPINRNMELLPDQRRARKKMYRDRKMNIFKKGEELSILCGTDVLVILFQPTDKGTTSQPAAETWPKDPTEVERIIRRYKAKLAASTHASSPSTSVPEIKDKSTSTPPSSSPSPSPSRSVPEKRKYMNLDLSLSGSYDSQTKKLKEDEGKKKLHAWDDDENINSQEAGMEMQLKYPTIWDHAERENLYDDGELMIGYDDHQAKLASLEAKQKAITKRIASLEATHA, from the coding sequence AtggctctttctctttttcctatTAATAGAAACATGGAACTGTTACCCGATCAGAGGAGGGCTCGTAAGAAGATGTATCGAGATCGAAAGATGAATATATTTAAAAAGGGGGAGGAGCTTTCCATACTTTGTGGTACCGATGTCCTTGTGATCCTGTTCCAACCAACTGACAAGGGTACTACTAGTCAGCCAGCTGCAGAGACTTGGCCTAAAGATCCCACAGAAGTCGAACGCATTATCCGCAGATACAAGGCAAAGCTTGCAGCCTCCACTCATGCTTCATCTCCTAGCACAAGCGTGCCGGAAATCAAAGATAAGTCTACTAGTACTCCTCCATcttcatctccatctccatctccatctcgaAGTGTACCAGAGAAGAGAAAATACATGAACTTAGATTTGTCTTTGTCCGGTTCTTATGATTCCCAAACGAAAAAGTTGAAAGAGGACGAGGGGAAGAAGAAGTTGCATGCTTGGGATGATGATGAGAATATAAATTCACAAGAGGCCGGCATGGAGATGCAGCTCAAGTATCCAACAATCTGGGATCATGCTGAAAGAGAAAATTTATACGACGACGGGGAATTGATGATTGGATATGATGATCATCAAGCAAAACTTGCTTCATTGGAAGCTAAGCAAAAAGCTATAACAAAAAGAATTGCTTCATTGGAGGCAACTCATGCTTAA